One window from the genome of Cryobacterium sp. GrIS_2_6 encodes:
- a CDS encoding ABC transporter permease codes for MIDATAREPAKLLSSRLVVSKGFVTVGVSTVLLFVVCALVAPTSVSGGAVLGMIPFAAVLAIVGLGQMLVVQQGGIDLSIPGAVSLAIVIVSHEPDGDNSRLLPAVVLALAYAIGAGLLNGFMVGRLGLNSIIATLGTNALLFGAVLGISGGTPRSTTSLLAGIAGGLTWGIPNSAFFALAALALVTVMVKRTVAGRRFEAVGANPLTARATGLRVTIHQSLAFVWAQLLYCLAGILLAGITNQPTAFQGDAYLLPAVAVVVLGGTSLLGGRGYPIATVIAALFLSQLDQFVLSLGVPYAVRTLVQAAALAIGVALYTVDWAAFRQRFIRRSPRIGTPA; via the coding sequence ATGATCGACGCAACGGCGCGTGAACCGGCGAAGCTACTCAGTTCGCGACTTGTCGTCTCCAAGGGATTCGTCACCGTCGGCGTATCCACGGTGCTGCTCTTCGTGGTCTGCGCCCTTGTCGCGCCGACGAGCGTCTCTGGCGGGGCCGTGCTCGGGATGATCCCCTTCGCCGCCGTGCTTGCGATCGTCGGCCTCGGCCAGATGCTGGTCGTGCAGCAGGGCGGCATCGACCTCTCCATCCCCGGCGCCGTTTCGCTCGCCATCGTGATCGTGAGCCACGAGCCGGACGGTGACAACAGCAGGCTGTTGCCCGCGGTCGTTCTGGCGCTGGCCTACGCGATCGGGGCCGGCCTGCTCAATGGCTTCATGGTCGGCCGTCTCGGACTCAACTCGATCATCGCCACCCTGGGAACGAATGCGCTGCTCTTCGGGGCCGTCCTGGGTATTTCCGGCGGCACGCCGCGCAGTACGACCAGCCTGCTGGCCGGCATTGCCGGCGGCCTGACCTGGGGCATCCCGAACTCAGCCTTCTTCGCTCTCGCCGCGCTGGCGCTCGTGACCGTCATGGTCAAGCGCACGGTAGCCGGGCGGCGTTTCGAAGCCGTCGGGGCGAACCCGCTGACTGCCCGTGCGACGGGCCTGCGCGTGACGATCCATCAGTCGCTGGCTTTCGTGTGGGCCCAGCTGCTGTACTGCCTGGCCGGCATTCTGCTCGCCGGCATCACCAACCAGCCCACTGCCTTCCAGGGCGACGCATACCTGCTTCCGGCGGTCGCGGTCGTCGTGCTGGGCGGCACGTCGTTGCTGGGTGGCCGCGGGTATCCCATCGCCACGGTCATCGCGGCGTTGTTTCTGAGCCAGCTCGACCAGTTCGTGCTGTCGCTCGGCGTGCCCTATGCGGTGCGCACCCTCGTGCAGGCTGCGGCCCTTGCCATCGGAGTGGCGCTGTACACGGTGGACTGGGCGGCATTCCGCCAGAGGTTCATCCGCAGGTCCCCCCGGATCGGCACCCCGGCATGA
- a CDS encoding VOC family protein yields MAFQVLGVHHVGVTVRDMKRSFEWYSRMFGLTPGPVSEGSGEALSRSVQVNDAALAFSMILIGNTRLEFLEYRHPEGRDFDRSNGDVGSAHVCLEVSDLDAAYRDLVEKGAVFNAPPVTLDSGALIGSRWAYLRDPDGIQLEIWESPA; encoded by the coding sequence ATGGCCTTCCAGGTTCTCGGAGTGCACCACGTCGGAGTGACGGTGCGCGACATGAAGCGCTCCTTCGAGTGGTATTCGCGAATGTTCGGGCTCACTCCGGGTCCCGTCAGCGAGGGTTCGGGAGAGGCACTCTCCCGCAGCGTCCAGGTAAACGATGCCGCCCTGGCGTTCTCCATGATCCTGATCGGTAACACCCGCTTGGAGTTCCTCGAATACCGGCACCCGGAGGGGCGCGACTTCGATCGAAGCAACGGTGATGTCGGCAGCGCGCATGTGTGCCTCGAAGTGTCGGACCTCGACGCGGCATACCGGGACCTGGTCGAGAAGGGCGCGGTATTCAACGCACCGCCCGTCACTCTCGATTCCGGCGCCCTGATCGGTTCCCGATGGGCCTACCTGCGCGACCCCGACGGCATCCAGCTGGAAATCTGGGAGTCGCCCGCCTGA
- a CDS encoding aldo/keto reductase: MEYRRLGKSGLQVSEVSLGSWVTFGKQVREDDALALMTLAYDSGINFFDNAEGYEAGASEALMGAALEKLGWGRDSYAVSSKVFWGGSKPTQRGLSRKHVTEACHAALKRLRVDYLDLYFCHRPDIDTPIEETVWAMHNLITQGKVLYWGTSEWSAQQITEAHAVARALHITPPTMEQPQYNMFTRQKVESEFLPLYDTFGLGTTIWSPLASGVLTGKYNDGVPADSRMNLPGYEWLRAEWESEAGKAKLEKVRRLAIVASDAGLPLTHLALLWCLRNPRVSTVILGASKKAQLADNLAALDSKAALTAEVIAAIEEILGNEPPVPQRY; the protein is encoded by the coding sequence ATGGAGTATCGCCGTTTGGGCAAGTCCGGGCTGCAGGTCAGCGAGGTGTCCCTCGGGTCGTGGGTGACGTTCGGCAAGCAGGTGCGCGAGGACGACGCGCTGGCGCTGATGACGCTCGCCTATGACTCGGGGATCAACTTCTTCGACAACGCCGAAGGGTATGAAGCCGGCGCATCGGAGGCGCTGATGGGGGCCGCGCTGGAGAAGCTCGGCTGGGGGCGTGACTCCTATGCCGTGTCGTCGAAGGTCTTCTGGGGCGGCTCGAAGCCCACCCAGCGAGGCCTGTCGCGCAAGCACGTGACCGAAGCATGCCATGCCGCGCTGAAGCGCCTTCGGGTGGACTACCTCGACCTCTACTTCTGTCACCGTCCCGACATCGATACGCCGATCGAAGAGACCGTCTGGGCGATGCACAACCTCATCACGCAGGGCAAGGTGCTGTACTGGGGAACGTCGGAGTGGAGTGCGCAGCAGATCACAGAGGCCCACGCCGTCGCGCGAGCCCTGCACATCACGCCGCCGACAATGGAACAGCCGCAGTACAACATGTTCACGCGCCAGAAGGTGGAGAGCGAGTTCCTGCCGTTATACGACACCTTCGGCCTCGGAACGACCATCTGGTCGCCGCTGGCCTCCGGGGTCCTTACCGGCAAGTACAACGACGGGGTTCCGGCCGACAGCCGGATGAACCTCCCGGGCTACGAGTGGCTCAGGGCGGAGTGGGAATCCGAAGCCGGGAAGGCCAAGCTCGAGAAGGTCCGCAGACTGGCGATCGTCGCCTCGGATGCCGGACTGCCGTTGACGCACCTGGCGTTGCTCTGGTGCTTGCGCAACCCTCGGGTGTCGACCGTGATCCTGGGGGCGAGCAAGAAGGCGCAACTGGCCGACAACCTCGCGGCCCTGGACTCGAAGGCCGCTCTGACCGCCGAGGTGATCGCCGCGATCGAGGAGATCCTCGGCAACGAACCGCCTGTCCCCCAGCGCTACTGA
- a CDS encoding glucose 1-dehydrogenase yields the protein MGIRLAEKTVVVTGGASGIGAAIARGVAAEGANVMIVDLDLAAGQRIADDIVAHGGAAAAAQADVTDRLAVRSAVEATVSRFGRLDVYFNNAGMNSPMRFLEITERNFELVMKVNALGVLIGTQEAAKQYIAQGGGGKVINTASIAGRTGFPNFAPYSAAKAAVISLTQAAARALAPEGITVNAFAPGVVATPLWTKLDAELAEMGAGDSGFDSMAGDILLGRPAVPEDIVPTAVFLAARDSDYITGQVIPIEGGMILV from the coding sequence GTGGGCATTCGACTTGCCGAAAAGACCGTCGTCGTCACAGGCGGCGCATCCGGAATCGGAGCCGCCATCGCCAGGGGCGTGGCCGCCGAAGGCGCGAACGTGATGATCGTCGACCTCGACCTGGCGGCAGGCCAGCGGATCGCGGATGACATCGTGGCGCACGGCGGTGCGGCGGCGGCTGCGCAGGCGGACGTCACGGACCGCTTAGCGGTGCGGTCCGCCGTCGAGGCTACCGTCTCCCGCTTCGGCCGCCTCGACGTCTACTTCAATAACGCCGGCATGAACTCACCCATGAGGTTCCTCGAGATCACTGAACGGAATTTCGAGCTCGTGATGAAGGTCAATGCGCTCGGGGTGCTCATCGGTACCCAGGAGGCCGCGAAGCAATACATCGCCCAGGGTGGGGGCGGCAAGGTGATCAACACCGCTTCGATCGCGGGCAGGACCGGCTTCCCCAATTTCGCACCGTACAGCGCGGCCAAGGCGGCAGTGATCTCCCTCACCCAGGCGGCGGCACGAGCCCTCGCCCCCGAGGGGATCACCGTCAATGCCTTCGCACCGGGTGTCGTCGCCACTCCGCTCTGGACGAAGCTCGACGCCGAGCTCGCCGAGATGGGGGCCGGCGACTCCGGCTTCGACTCGATGGCCGGCGACATCCTGCTGGGCCGGCCTGCCGTGCCCGAAGACATCGTGCCCACAGCGGTATTCCTCGCCGCGAGAGATTCCGACTACATCACGGGTCAGGTCATCCCCATCGAGGGCGGCATGATCCTCGTCTGA
- a CDS encoding helix-turn-helix domain-containing protein: MPELASLLRAWRDRISPVEAGLPSGGDRRSPGMRREELAMLANLSVDYIVRLEQGRATHPSTQVLGSLARALRLTDHERDHLFRIGGVAVPTKTMVPRRVTPGVQYVVDRLSEVPVAVFSAAWDTLLVNDLWLTLFGEAPAAGRGSNLLWNRFAGGPSFVEHSPEHLVEFHRDLVADVHVAWTRYPDDTALSALLAGDSLSATTERIPATVDQEVAE, from the coding sequence ATGCCAGAACTTGCTTCCCTGCTTCGCGCGTGGCGCGACCGGATCTCTCCCGTTGAGGCGGGTTTGCCGTCCGGTGGAGACCGACGCTCGCCCGGGATGCGCCGCGAGGAGCTCGCGATGCTCGCCAACCTCAGCGTCGACTACATCGTTCGTCTCGAGCAGGGCCGCGCCACGCATCCGTCAACGCAGGTGCTCGGGTCACTCGCCCGCGCGCTTCGACTCACCGACCACGAACGGGACCACCTGTTCCGCATCGGCGGGGTAGCGGTGCCGACGAAGACCATGGTCCCCCGGCGCGTGACGCCGGGAGTTCAGTACGTCGTCGACCGGCTCAGTGAAGTCCCCGTCGCGGTCTTCTCTGCCGCCTGGGATACCCTGCTGGTCAACGACCTCTGGCTGACCTTGTTCGGTGAGGCTCCGGCGGCGGGACGCGGTTCCAACCTCCTCTGGAACCGGTTCGCCGGGGGCCCGTCGTTCGTCGAGCACAGCCCGGAGCACCTCGTTGAGTTCCATCGCGACCTCGTCGCCGATGTGCACGTGGCCTGGACCCGGTACCCGGACGACACCGCGCTCTCTGCACTCCTCGCCGGGGACTCGCTGTCAGCTACGACTGAGCGAATCCCGGCGACAGTCGATCAGGAAGTTGCCGAGTAA
- a CDS encoding NAD(P)-dependent oxidoreductase, whose protein sequence is MSDISVIGLGEMGSAMADRLIESGHSVHVWNRSPGAVDALVAAGATRAVSIADALGVGTVISMLANDAAAEAVFSAEALADAPAGTLHINCATLSVEATDRLTDLHSLAGIDYVAAPVLGRSDIAAAGRLNVVAAGTKSATARAQSWLDAIGKRTWVVGERPSTASLVKIGVNYNLIHALQALAESVTLVEHGGVDAMTFVEILTDAAFTGSVYTGYGSLIARKAYSPPGFSVGLGLKDLSLAERAAAASGVVLPTAPVLRDMFERALADPELAPLDWSAIAEITRVLSTSD, encoded by the coding sequence ATGTCGGACATCAGTGTCATCGGGCTCGGCGAAATGGGCTCTGCCATGGCAGACCGCCTCATAGAGTCCGGCCATTCGGTACACGTCTGGAACCGATCGCCCGGTGCGGTGGACGCCCTCGTCGCGGCCGGCGCCACCCGGGCGGTCTCCATCGCCGACGCCCTCGGCGTCGGTACCGTGATCTCGATGCTCGCCAATGACGCGGCCGCCGAGGCCGTCTTCAGTGCGGAGGCCCTCGCGGATGCGCCGGCCGGCACCCTGCACATCAACTGCGCCACGCTCAGCGTCGAGGCAACGGACCGGCTGACCGACCTGCACTCCCTTGCCGGGATCGACTACGTGGCGGCTCCAGTCCTCGGCCGGTCCGACATCGCGGCCGCGGGGAGACTCAATGTGGTCGCAGCAGGTACGAAGAGCGCAACGGCCCGGGCGCAGTCCTGGCTCGACGCGATCGGTAAGCGCACCTGGGTCGTCGGCGAGCGGCCGAGCACGGCAAGCCTGGTCAAGATCGGCGTGAACTACAACCTCATCCACGCGCTCCAGGCCCTCGCAGAATCGGTGACCCTGGTCGAACACGGCGGAGTCGACGCCATGACCTTCGTCGAGATCCTGACCGATGCCGCATTCACGGGCAGCGTGTACACGGGCTACGGAAGCCTCATCGCCCGCAAGGCATACAGCCCGCCCGGTTTCAGCGTGGGGCTCGGCCTCAAGGACCTGTCCCTCGCGGAGCGGGCTGCTGCTGCGAGCGGCGTCGTGCTCCCGACGGCGCCCGTCCTGCGCGACATGTTCGAGCGGGCTCTGGCCGATCCCGAACTCGCGCCCCTCGACTGGTCGGCCATCGCCGAGATCACCCGGGTGCTCAGCACCTCGGACTGA
- a CDS encoding NAD(P)-binding domain-containing protein — MTTIGIIGAGNIGSQVARKAIESGYDVVISNSRGPETLADLVAELGPKATAGTAVQAAEAADVAVVTVPLKAYADVPVEPLAGKIVIDTNNYYFERDGHIDALDKGEATVSGMLQAHLPTSRVAKGFNHIMAVDITGDAHPAGDPARRALATASDFADASDFVTKLYDEFGFDTVNIGPLSESWRVERDRPAYVIRQNTAELEANLAKAPRTV, encoded by the coding sequence ATGACAACTATCGGAATCATCGGAGCAGGAAACATCGGCAGCCAGGTCGCCCGCAAGGCGATCGAGAGCGGCTATGACGTCGTGATCAGCAACTCTCGCGGCCCGGAGACCCTCGCGGACCTCGTGGCCGAACTTGGCCCGAAGGCGACAGCCGGAACCGCCGTCCAGGCGGCAGAGGCCGCCGACGTCGCCGTCGTCACCGTGCCGCTCAAGGCATACGCGGACGTGCCCGTCGAGCCACTCGCTGGCAAGATCGTGATCGACACCAACAACTATTACTTCGAACGCGACGGCCACATCGACGCCCTCGACAAGGGCGAGGCGACCGTGAGCGGCATGCTGCAGGCGCACCTGCCCACCTCCCGTGTGGCGAAGGGCTTCAACCACATCATGGCCGTCGACATCACCGGAGACGCGCACCCCGCTGGCGACCCGGCGCGTCGCGCGCTCGCGACTGCATCCGACTTCGCGGATGCCTCCGACTTCGTCACGAAGCTGTATGACGAATTCGGCTTCGACACCGTGAACATCGGCCCGCTCTCCGAGAGCTGGCGCGTCGAGCGCGACCGCCCGGCCTACGTCATCCGCCAGAACACCGCCGAGCTCGAGGCCAACCTCGCCAAGGCCCCGCGCACGGTCTGA
- a CDS encoding substrate-binding domain-containing protein, with amino-acid sequence MKRPKSLAMLVMSLAAASLALAGCSGTSSNSGSGSTADAGTSVAGAPSWCGPKKISLGLLDGFGGNSWRLVTTAAGADEAKLCPSVTSYEYADGQGDTQKAISDIQGMVAKGVNALVVFPDAGQAMLPALRSAYKAGVVTVPYRVDPGGKDGVDYDAWIGADFVTDGKNWGNWLKTNLPKGGNILFISGPKGNSQAVDELTGMKSVITDPKYVFIGETPEVTNWDPALTQQVLTADIAKYPKIDAIVSDFGPSLVGALPAFAKSGRSVPAIVTSDGNSLGCFYADNSAANPDFKLMTVATGNDNVRLAVDYAVAKATGGVLPTDTVFKAPAFEDSVSGKPSTVQCKKDLPGDIYLSAKMSPEDQAALLKK; translated from the coding sequence ATGAAACGTCCCAAGAGTCTCGCAATGCTCGTTATGTCCCTCGCCGCAGCTTCGCTGGCGCTCGCGGGCTGCAGCGGAACGTCATCCAACTCGGGCTCCGGCTCGACGGCGGATGCCGGAACCTCTGTGGCAGGGGCACCATCGTGGTGCGGTCCGAAGAAGATCTCCCTCGGTCTGCTCGACGGCTTCGGAGGAAACAGCTGGCGCCTGGTGACGACGGCGGCCGGTGCCGATGAGGCCAAGCTGTGCCCGAGCGTCACAAGCTACGAATACGCGGACGGCCAGGGCGACACCCAGAAGGCCATCTCGGACATCCAGGGCATGGTGGCCAAGGGCGTCAATGCGCTCGTCGTGTTCCCGGACGCCGGCCAGGCCATGCTGCCTGCCCTGCGCAGCGCATACAAGGCCGGCGTCGTGACCGTTCCTTACCGTGTCGACCCGGGCGGCAAGGACGGCGTGGACTACGACGCCTGGATCGGCGCGGATTTCGTGACCGACGGCAAGAACTGGGGCAACTGGCTCAAGACCAACCTTCCCAAAGGCGGCAATATCCTCTTCATCAGCGGGCCGAAGGGCAACAGCCAGGCCGTCGACGAGCTGACGGGCATGAAGTCGGTGATCACCGACCCGAAGTACGTCTTCATCGGCGAGACCCCCGAGGTCACCAACTGGGACCCGGCACTCACCCAGCAGGTGCTCACCGCGGACATCGCGAAGTACCCGAAGATCGACGCCATCGTCTCGGACTTCGGTCCGTCGCTCGTGGGGGCCCTGCCGGCCTTCGCGAAGAGCGGACGTTCCGTGCCGGCCATCGTCACCTCCGACGGCAACTCCCTCGGTTGCTTCTACGCGGACAACAGCGCGGCTAACCCGGACTTCAAGCTGATGACGGTCGCCACCGGAAACGACAACGTGCGGCTCGCCGTCGACTACGCGGTCGCGAAGGCGACCGGTGGCGTGCTCCCGACCGACACGGTCTTCAAGGCCCCGGCCTTCGAAGACTCCGTGAGCGGAAAGCCGAGCACCGTGCAGTGCAAGAAGGACCTGCCCGGCGACATCTATCTCTCGGCGAAAATGTCCCCTGAAGACCAGGCGGCCCTGCTGAAGAAGTAG
- a CDS encoding aldo/keto reductase has protein sequence MAARDRNLAGFVTEEPPYSLLVRGIEQDVLPAARRYGMGTLTYSPLAGGWLSGRWRKDAAPVPTSAARPSARFDMTSVANQRKLEVVDALARVAEEAGLTLIQMAIAFVINPPGVTSATIGPRTMEQLASQLPAAGMTPSTEVLDAIDALVAPRRHPEPR, from the coding sequence GTGGCCGCACGCGACCGGAACCTCGCCGGGTTCGTCACCGAAGAGCCGCCCTATTCGCTCCTCGTCCGCGGCATCGAGCAGGACGTCCTTCCCGCGGCACGTCGTTACGGCATGGGCACCCTCACCTACAGCCCACTCGCCGGCGGGTGGCTCTCCGGCAGGTGGCGCAAGGACGCCGCTCCCGTCCCGACCTCGGCGGCACGCCCGAGCGCCCGTTTCGATATGACGAGCGTCGCGAACCAGCGGAAGCTCGAGGTCGTCGACGCCCTCGCCCGGGTCGCCGAGGAGGCCGGTCTCACACTGATCCAGATGGCGATCGCGTTCGTGATCAACCCTCCCGGAGTCACCTCGGCGACCATCGGCCCGCGCACGATGGAGCAACTCGCGTCCCAGCTGCCGGCCGCCGGCATGACCCCGTCGACCGAGGTCCTCGACGCCATCGACGCTCTCGTCGCCCCCCGGCGTCACCCTGAACCCCGATAA
- a CDS encoding ATP-binding cassette domain-containing protein → MNNHDTVDVTTPDKVEPGAPATLVMSDISKLYSGVAALSDVSVEILPGEVHAILGENGAGKSTLMNVASGTAQPDGGSITFEGTPIGVLTPAIAVQLGIAIVHQHPAVLPDMTVLENLQVALPAVVLASGASLEATATALLADAGLSVHLQDRVELLSVAQKHLLEIAKALALKPKLLILDEPTAPLGQGSVDLLFERVRRSVANGTAVVYITHRLAEVRELADKVTVLRDGRVRGSARVADITDDELLAMIVGRKLESTFPPKHIGSPDDETNFSINGLSGSGFANISISARPGEIIGIAGVVGNGQSELMRALAGLDYFTGTVAIAGKTLNSRQLLQEAAYMPADRHREGLLMSLSVRENAAVSALAKFKRGPLLSRKRELGTVAETLGSLAVKAASMDSVVSSLSGGNQQKVVLARALLSEPLLVVADEPTQGVDVGARAEIYRILREVSASGIPVVVASSDAKELEGLCDQVIVMSRGHALEVLQGAAISEERMIHAAVRSTTRSVSVVADAEASKHSGLRRFLQGDYAPAVLLVGVIALLGSFLFSQNARYLSDFNIYSVLTLVTALGFIALGQTISLLIGGIDLSVGPLAGFLVVIGSFFINDDKSVMVIVLGFVLMIVVAGIVGVINGSLIRFARFTPIAATLTVYIALQGFSFLLRSSPDGYINSAVTGIIGWQLGPVPVAFIVLVAATLVTEFFLKKRRWGWRLRATGSNEESARRNGININWTVILAYVATSLFAFVGAVMLMAQIGVGDPAQGVGYTLTSITAVVLGGTSLLGGRGTFIGTLLGSILLVQVLNATSFLGLSQMWQYLFQGLLILVAAIVYSVARRNNKRRKRSFALR, encoded by the coding sequence GTGAACAACCACGACACCGTCGACGTGACGACGCCGGACAAAGTCGAGCCCGGCGCCCCCGCAACCCTCGTGATGTCCGACATCTCGAAGCTCTACTCCGGCGTCGCGGCCCTCTCGGACGTTTCCGTCGAGATCCTGCCCGGCGAAGTCCACGCCATCCTCGGTGAGAACGGCGCGGGCAAGTCGACGTTGATGAACGTGGCCTCGGGCACAGCGCAACCCGATGGGGGCAGCATCACCTTCGAGGGCACCCCGATCGGCGTGCTGACACCGGCCATCGCCGTGCAGCTCGGAATCGCGATCGTCCACCAGCATCCCGCCGTGCTCCCGGACATGACCGTCCTGGAAAATCTACAGGTCGCCCTGCCCGCCGTAGTCCTCGCGTCTGGTGCGTCGCTGGAAGCCACCGCTACGGCGCTGCTCGCCGACGCCGGCCTGAGCGTGCACCTCCAGGATCGCGTAGAACTCCTGTCCGTTGCCCAGAAGCACCTGCTCGAGATCGCCAAGGCTCTTGCCCTCAAGCCGAAACTCCTCATCCTCGACGAACCGACAGCGCCCCTCGGTCAGGGATCCGTCGACCTCCTGTTCGAACGCGTGCGCAGGTCCGTTGCGAACGGAACGGCCGTCGTCTACATCACCCATCGCCTGGCCGAAGTCCGCGAGCTCGCCGACAAGGTGACCGTGCTGCGGGACGGCCGCGTGCGGGGCAGCGCCAGGGTCGCCGACATCACGGATGACGAACTGCTCGCGATGATCGTGGGACGCAAGCTCGAATCGACCTTCCCGCCCAAGCACATCGGCTCGCCAGACGACGAGACGAACTTCTCGATCAACGGACTGAGTGGATCGGGATTCGCCAACATCTCGATCAGCGCCCGCCCGGGCGAGATCATCGGCATCGCCGGGGTCGTCGGAAACGGACAAAGCGAACTGATGCGCGCGCTCGCGGGTCTGGACTACTTCACGGGAACGGTCGCCATCGCCGGCAAGACCTTGAACTCCCGGCAACTCCTCCAGGAGGCGGCATACATGCCTGCCGATCGGCACCGCGAGGGCCTCCTGATGTCCCTCTCGGTGCGCGAGAACGCCGCCGTCTCGGCACTGGCGAAGTTCAAGCGGGGACCGTTGCTCAGCCGCAAGCGGGAACTGGGCACGGTGGCCGAGACGCTCGGTTCTCTCGCGGTCAAGGCCGCATCGATGGATTCCGTCGTCTCCTCCCTGTCCGGCGGCAACCAGCAGAAGGTGGTCCTGGCGCGGGCGCTGCTCTCCGAGCCGCTGCTGGTCGTGGCCGATGAGCCGACGCAGGGCGTCGACGTGGGTGCCCGGGCCGAGATCTACCGGATCCTGCGTGAGGTCTCGGCCTCCGGCATCCCCGTCGTCGTTGCCTCCTCAGACGCGAAAGAGCTCGAGGGGTTGTGCGACCAGGTCATCGTGATGTCGCGGGGGCACGCGCTCGAAGTGCTCCAGGGCGCTGCGATCAGCGAAGAACGCATGATCCACGCCGCCGTCCGTTCGACGACCCGATCGGTGTCCGTCGTTGCGGACGCCGAGGCCTCGAAGCACTCCGGTCTCCGTCGTTTCCTGCAGGGCGACTACGCCCCCGCGGTGCTCTTGGTCGGTGTCATCGCCCTGCTCGGGTCATTCCTGTTCAGCCAGAACGCCCGCTACCTGTCCGACTTCAATATCTACTCTGTGCTCACCCTCGTCACGGCGCTCGGTTTCATCGCCCTGGGACAGACCATTTCGCTGCTGATCGGAGGTATCGATCTCTCCGTCGGGCCCCTCGCAGGGTTCCTCGTGGTGATCGGGTCGTTCTTCATCAATGATGACAAGTCCGTGATGGTGATCGTCCTCGGCTTCGTGCTCATGATCGTCGTGGCCGGCATCGTCGGCGTGATCAATGGATCGCTGATCAGGTTCGCCCGGTTCACCCCCATCGCCGCCACGCTGACCGTGTACATCGCGTTGCAGGGATTCAGCTTCCTGCTCAGGAGCTCCCCAGACGGCTACATCAACTCGGCGGTCACCGGAATCATCGGGTGGCAGCTCGGGCCGGTTCCCGTTGCCTTCATCGTGCTCGTCGCGGCCACGCTCGTGACCGAGTTCTTCCTGAAGAAGCGGCGCTGGGGATGGCGGCTGCGGGCAACCGGGTCCAACGAGGAATCGGCGCGCAGGAACGGCATCAATATCAACTGGACCGTCATCCTCGCTTATGTGGCCACCTCACTGTTCGCGTTCGTGGGTGCTGTGATGCTGATGGCGCAGATCGGGGTCGGCGACCCCGCCCAGGGCGTCGGCTACACGCTGACGAGCATCACCGCGGTCGTGCTCGGTGGAACGAGTCTGCTCGGCGGGCGAGGCACCTTCATCGGCACGCTCCTCGGTTCCATCCTGTTGGTGCAGGTGCTCAACGCGACGTCTTTCCTCGGCTTGTCCCAGATGTGGCAGTACCTGTTCCAGGGATTACTCATCCTGGTGGCGGCGATCGTCTACTCGGTCGCACGGCGCAACAACAAGCGCAGGAAGAGGTCTTTCGCGCTGAGGTAG
- a CDS encoding SDR family NAD(P)-dependent oxidoreductase, translated as MTTTLITGANKGLGLETARLLLGAAHTVYAGMRDTANGTDAAALGVHVVQLDVTDDESVASALASLPELDVLINNAGIVGSHAGVDEFGADDLAAVFDTSVYSIVRVTRAALPLLRASGNAVIVKVASGLGFPRFVTDPARVESTITGLGYMTSKAAVIMLTLQYSKMLPSMRVNTIDPGYTSAALNGHSGPQTVTEGTDAVIAMATIGTDGPTGTFSDRDGLIAY; from the coding sequence ATGACAACAACACTCATCACCGGTGCCAACAAGGGGCTCGGACTTGAAACCGCCCGCCTACTCCTCGGGGCCGCACACACTGTCTATGCCGGCATGCGCGACACGGCCAACGGCACGGATGCTGCGGCTCTCGGCGTTCACGTCGTGCAGCTGGACGTCACGGACGACGAGTCCGTCGCATCCGCGCTCGCCTCACTGCCCGAGCTGGACGTTCTGATCAACAACGCCGGGATCGTCGGCTCGCACGCCGGAGTCGACGAATTCGGTGCGGACGACCTGGCCGCGGTCTTCGACACCAGCGTGTACTCCATCGTCCGCGTCACCAGGGCCGCCCTGCCGCTGCTCAGAGCGTCCGGCAACGCCGTGATCGTCAAAGTCGCAAGTGGGCTCGGGTTCCCGCGTTTTGTCACAGACCCCGCCCGCGTCGAATCGACGATCACCGGCCTTGGCTACATGACGTCCAAGGCCGCCGTGATCATGCTCACCCTGCAGTACAGCAAAATGCTGCCGTCGATGCGGGTGAACACGATCGACCCCGGTTACACGTCCGCCGCGCTCAACGGCCACAGCGGTCCCCAAACCGTGACAGAGGGCACGGATGCCGTCATCGCGATGGCGACAATCGGTACGGACGGTCCGACCGGAACGTTCAGCGACCGTGACGGTCTCATCGCCTACTGA